One Peribacillus simplex NBRC 15720 = DSM 1321 genomic region harbors:
- the proC gene encoding pyrroline-5-carboxylate reductase has protein sequence MNKKIGFIGCGKMGEAMLEGMLLAEVISPEGIMVSTASVETKTKITTKYKVKGTLDNKKVAGFADFLFLGIQPAMHKQVLEEVKNHVKEDAVIITMAAGITISLVESSFGKKVKIVRTMPNTPSLVGEGMTAMSINDEITDADIEDVTALLNSFGKTEILHEDLMDSVPAISGSSPAYVYMFIEALADGGVRDGIPRKQAYRMAAQAVMGAAKMVLETERHPAALKDDVCTPGGSTIAAVASLEENQLRSSILQAMKACTDKTKGFSK, from the coding sequence ATGAATAAAAAAATCGGGTTTATTGGATGCGGTAAAATGGGTGAGGCAATGCTTGAGGGCATGTTGCTTGCAGAGGTCATTTCACCAGAAGGAATCATGGTCAGTACTGCGAGTGTGGAAACCAAAACTAAAATCACCACGAAATACAAGGTTAAAGGCACTTTGGATAATAAAAAGGTTGCCGGTTTTGCCGATTTTCTCTTTTTAGGGATCCAACCTGCCATGCATAAGCAAGTGCTTGAAGAAGTGAAGAATCATGTGAAAGAAGACGCTGTGATCATCACTATGGCAGCGGGGATCACTATATCTTTAGTTGAGAGCAGCTTTGGAAAAAAAGTGAAGATTGTCCGGACGATGCCAAACACTCCTTCGCTTGTCGGTGAAGGCATGACGGCCATGAGCATTAATGATGAAATTACCGATGCTGATATAGAGGATGTGACTGCACTGCTGAATAGTTTCGGTAAAACGGAAATCCTCCATGAAGATTTGATGGACTCAGTACCGGCCATCAGCGGTTCGTCGCCTGCTTATGTATACATGTTCATCGAGGCGCTGGCTGATGGAGGGGTCCGTGATGGCATTCCACGGAAACAAGCATACCGAATGGCAGCACAAGCTGTAATGGGAGCTGCTAAAATGGTACTCGAAACGGAAAGACATCCTGCTGCTTTAAAGGATGATGTCTGCACGCCGGGCGGTTCAACGATAGCTGCGGTAGCTTCTTTAGAAGAGAATCAGCTAAGATCCAGCATTCTACAAGCAATGAAGGCCTGCACGGATAAAACGAAAGGTTTCAGTAAGTGA
- a CDS encoding MDR family MFS transporter, whose amino-acid sequence MQMEKKAVNTKLVLTGLIIGMFFSSLEQTIVGTAMPTIIGELNGFTIFAWVTTAYLIASTTVVPIVGKLSDLYGRRTLYLLGTIIFTIGSFLCATATSMEQLIIYRGLQGIGGGMIMPLSQTIIGDIFSAEQRAKWQGVFGALFGLSSVIGPFLGGLIVDHISWHWIFLINVPTGLLSAILIYVGLKHEAIRKAEKVNIDYLGIFTLIPGIVLLLLGLTFGGDKFEWLSLESLLIFGSTLVFIALFIIFERRAVEPILDLSLFKNRVFSTTNILGFLLGLGMFGAIMFVPLFMQGVLGVSPTKAGSTMTPMMIGMILSSIIGGRLLLKFRFRTVLTFGMVFATLGFFLMSMMDGSTTIFTAYSFMAILGIGMGLVMPTLMIAVQNEFPKSQLGSVTAASTFFRSIGGTMGITILNAVMNHNLQQNMDDAVVSQKDPILHEALKALADKTDALFNIMLYPENLKMPAEVSNVLVKTIENAWIDAFSSVFITGIFFVSAGILVALSVGSGRIKRDQETEKELG is encoded by the coding sequence ATGCAAATGGAAAAAAAAGCGGTCAATACCAAGCTAGTCTTAACAGGATTGATCATTGGAATGTTTTTCAGTTCATTGGAACAGACGATCGTCGGTACGGCCATGCCGACAATCATCGGGGAATTGAATGGTTTTACCATCTTTGCATGGGTGACGACTGCCTATTTAATAGCCTCAACGACTGTTGTACCCATTGTTGGAAAGCTATCTGATTTATATGGCAGACGTACCCTTTATCTGCTTGGTACGATCATTTTTACGATTGGTTCGTTTTTATGTGCCACAGCCACTTCGATGGAGCAATTGATCATCTATAGAGGGCTGCAGGGAATCGGCGGCGGAATGATCATGCCTTTATCCCAAACGATAATCGGCGATATATTCTCTGCCGAACAAAGAGCCAAATGGCAGGGTGTATTTGGAGCCCTTTTTGGTTTAAGTTCCGTCATTGGCCCTTTTCTGGGCGGCCTGATCGTTGACCATATCAGCTGGCATTGGATCTTTCTGATCAATGTACCGACGGGCTTACTATCTGCCATTTTGATTTATGTAGGATTGAAACACGAAGCCATAAGGAAAGCAGAGAAAGTGAATATCGATTATCTGGGGATTTTCACCTTGATTCCTGGTATTGTCCTGTTACTGCTGGGCTTGACCTTCGGTGGTGATAAATTCGAATGGTTATCACTAGAATCTCTCTTGATTTTCGGCAGCACCCTTGTCTTCATTGCCCTATTCATCATTTTTGAAAGAAGAGCAGTCGAACCGATCCTTGATTTATCCCTTTTTAAAAATAGAGTTTTTTCCACCACGAATATTTTGGGATTCTTGCTGGGCCTTGGCATGTTCGGGGCAATCATGTTCGTCCCGCTGTTCATGCAAGGCGTACTGGGAGTTTCACCAACAAAAGCGGGGTCGACCATGACTCCAATGATGATCGGTATGATTCTTTCCAGCATCATTGGAGGGCGGTTACTATTAAAATTCCGTTTTCGTACCGTGCTTACCTTTGGAATGGTCTTTGCAACGCTTGGCTTCTTCCTAATGAGCATGATGGACGGCAGTACGACTATATTCACTGCGTACTCATTCATGGCCATCCTTGGAATAGGTATGGGTCTTGTCATGCCGACATTGATGATTGCCGTTCAAAACGAATTTCCAAAATCCCAGCTAGGGTCGGTTACAGCGGCTTCGACATTCTTCCGATCTATAGGAGGAACGATGGGCATCACGATTTTGAACGCTGTCATGAATCACAATCTCCAGCAAAATATGGATGATGCGGTCGTAAGTCAAAAGGACCCTATATTGCATGAGGCACTGAAAGCATTAGCCGATAAAACGGATGCGTTATTCAACATCATGCTTTATCCGGAAAACCTTAAAATGCCGGCAGAAGTCAGCAATGTACTTGTAAAAACGATTGAAAATGCTTGGATCGATGCATTCTCCAGTGTTTTCATCACTGGTATCTTTTTTGTTTCCGCGGGGATATTAGTGGCACTTTCCGTGGGTTCAGGCCGAATCAAAAGAGATCAAGAAACTGAAAAAGAATTAGGCTAA
- a CDS encoding DNA-3-methyladenine glycosylase: protein MNKINHSILPADFYQQPTLELAKSLLGCLIVKETADGTASGFIVETEAYIGPGDRAAHSFGNRRTKRTEVMFGNSGLIYTYVMHTHTLVNVVSGGSENPEAILIRAVEPYSGLELMHERRGIADIRKWTDGPGKLTKALGITMDDYGRSFTDPPLYLAAGKKPEHISSGPRVGIDNSGEAKDYPWRFWVTDNPFISRKNLINKVVPKNKP, encoded by the coding sequence ATGAACAAGATAAACCATTCAATTTTACCTGCGGATTTTTATCAGCAGCCCACGCTTGAACTGGCAAAATCCCTTCTTGGCTGCCTTATTGTAAAAGAAACAGCGGATGGCACCGCTTCTGGATTCATTGTTGAAACAGAGGCCTATATTGGACCTGGGGACAGGGCCGCACATAGTTTTGGAAATAGAAGGACAAAACGGACGGAAGTGATGTTCGGTAATTCCGGATTGATATATACATACGTCATGCACACACATACACTGGTCAATGTCGTAAGCGGAGGATCTGAAAATCCGGAGGCCATTTTAATCCGGGCGGTTGAACCTTATTCCGGGCTTGAGTTAATGCATGAAAGACGCGGAATTGCCGATATTCGTAAATGGACCGATGGACCTGGGAAGCTAACAAAGGCACTAGGCATCACCATGGATGATTATGGTCGATCTTTTACGGATCCCCCGCTATATCTTGCTGCCGGAAAAAAGCCTGAACACATATCCAGCGGGCCCCGCGTCGGAATCGACAACTCCGGGGAAGCAAAAGATTATCCTTGGCGTTTCTGGGTTACCGACAATCCGTTTATTTCCCGTAAAAACTTAATTAATAAAGTTGTACCGAAAAATAAACCATGA
- a CDS encoding permease, translated as MMNVQALLQMNTIFISILIESLPFILLGVLISGIIQMFVSEEMIAKIIPKNPILSVLSAIGAGVFFLACECGIVPITRRLIAKGVPLSAAIAFMLSAPILNPIVLFSTYIAFGNSWSMVFYRGGIAFVVVLIIACILSFQFKTNQLKQEHIEHIHHHKLTFKDKITGMFKHSIEEFFSVGKYLIIGALLAAGIQTFLKTSLLLEIGQGKLSGNAVMMALSYVMSLCSQADAFVASSFRSTFSPSSLVAFLVFGAMFDIKNTIMLLGTFKTKFVLCLMAYIFISVLGLTLLFIS; from the coding sequence ATGATGAACGTTCAGGCCCTTTTGCAAATGAATACAATTTTTATTAGTATCCTAATTGAATCCCTTCCCTTCATTTTACTGGGAGTCCTTATATCTGGAATCATCCAAATGTTTGTGTCAGAAGAGATGATTGCAAAAATTATTCCGAAAAATCCGATCTTATCTGTTCTATCCGCAATAGGTGCAGGAGTCTTTTTTCTTGCCTGCGAGTGCGGGATCGTCCCGATTACCCGCCGTTTGATCGCTAAAGGGGTTCCTCTTTCAGCGGCCATTGCCTTTATGCTTTCTGCACCCATTCTCAATCCGATCGTCCTGTTTTCCACCTATATAGCGTTTGGTAATAGCTGGAGCATGGTTTTCTATCGTGGCGGAATTGCATTCGTGGTCGTCCTGATTATTGCATGCATCCTGTCTTTTCAATTTAAGACAAATCAGCTTAAACAGGAACATATCGAACATATACATCACCATAAACTTACATTTAAAGACAAAATAACGGGGATGTTTAAACACTCGATTGAAGAGTTCTTTTCTGTTGGAAAATACTTAATCATTGGTGCACTGCTGGCAGCTGGCATTCAAACCTTTTTGAAAACATCCCTATTGCTTGAAATTGGGCAAGGAAAACTATCCGGGAATGCAGTCATGATGGCTTTGTCCTATGTCATGTCCTTGTGCTCCCAAGCGGACGCCTTTGTGGCAAGTTCTTTTAGAAGTACCTTCTCGCCCTCTTCACTAGTTGCTTTTCTTGTATTTGGTGCCATGTTTGATATTAAAAATACAATCATGCTTTTAGGTACCTTCAAAACAAAATTCGTTTTATGTTTGATGGCCTATATATTTATTTCCGTCTTAGGCCTAACTTTATTGTTTATTTCTTAA
- a CDS encoding TIGR03943 family putative permease subunit yields the protein MGRLFILLGLTFLFMHLHASGNISKYINMEYSYVSQIAIYILAIFTLMGSYLYFKEDNQEECVDYQCGHDHSQENKKWKRNLTYFLYFIPILTGLFLPVATMDSNIVEKKGFHFPVYEDSDEYSQHQFLQPDTSLYYGKDDYLTLMDNSLKGLVDRDSLQLTDENYLNDLEAIYYSPGKFTGKQITLTGFSYNSDELAKNQVFLFRFGVIHCVADSGVFGMLIEFPEGMHPKNDEWYSVTGELESIYYQPFKKTIPLLKVSSHSKIAEPDDPYVYRQY from the coding sequence ATGGGAAGATTATTCATATTACTTGGACTTACTTTTTTATTCATGCATTTACACGCCTCAGGGAATATATCGAAATACATTAATATGGAATATTCATATGTTTCACAGATTGCTATCTATATACTGGCAATATTCACGTTAATGGGATCTTACTTATATTTTAAAGAAGATAATCAAGAAGAATGTGTTGATTATCAGTGCGGACATGATCACTCCCAGGAAAATAAGAAATGGAAAAGGAACCTTACTTACTTCCTATACTTCATTCCCATTTTAACCGGTCTCTTTTTGCCTGTTGCCACTATGGACTCTAATATTGTAGAAAAAAAAGGATTTCATTTCCCAGTATATGAAGACTCAGATGAATATAGCCAGCATCAATTTCTGCAGCCGGATACGAGTCTTTATTATGGCAAGGATGACTATTTAACTTTAATGGATAACTCTCTCAAAGGCTTGGTTGATCGTGATAGTCTTCAATTAACCGATGAAAACTATCTAAACGATTTAGAAGCCATCTATTACTCTCCTGGAAAGTTCACTGGCAAGCAAATAACGTTAACTGGATTTTCGTACAATTCAGATGAGCTAGCCAAAAACCAGGTATTCCTGTTTCGTTTTGGGGTCATTCACTGTGTAGCAGACTCTGGGGTATTCGGTATGCTAATCGAATTTCCTGAAGGAATGCATCCTAAAAATGATGAGTGGTATTCCGTGACAGGTGAATTGGAATCCATTTATTATCAGCCATTCAAGAAAACCATTCCCCTGCTCAAAGTATCATCACATAGTAAAATCGCTGAACCAGATGATCCCTACGTTTATAGACAATATTAA
- a CDS encoding C40 family peptidase: MNNSKNSFILAGTIIGTLIAGTSAYAGSYQVKSGDTLDKISKANNTTVQQLKSQNHLTSNLIFPGQVLKVNTKAQTDKNIDKTEKYVVKLGDTLSKIAKKYNLSLSALLKLNTDISNSDRIYIGQSIRVSGQAPASSSTAKNSHSNATYTVKSGDTLDKIARVNNMTIQQLKSKNHLTSSLIFPGQVLKINTLTSNPDNSKNTTEVYVVKLGDSLSTIAKRYNLSLSALLKINPNISNSDRIRIGQTIRVSGKASASAIKKPSKSTQADQVLAAGAKYMGAKYVYGASTSRTDVFDCSSFTLRAFQSAGVSLPRNSVAQSHVGTAVSSKSLQKGDLVFFDTNNDGVINHVGIYAGNGQMLNASTSKGVSYANINNSYWGPSFVKAVRVLN, from the coding sequence ATGAACAATTCGAAAAACTCTTTCATTCTTGCAGGAACTATTATAGGAACCCTTATCGCCGGTACCTCTGCTTATGCTGGTTCTTATCAAGTTAAATCAGGGGACACCCTTGATAAAATCTCTAAAGCTAATAATACAACTGTCCAACAATTAAAATCTCAAAACCATTTGACTAGTAACCTTATTTTTCCCGGCCAAGTCTTGAAGGTTAATACTAAAGCCCAGACAGATAAAAATATAGATAAAACCGAAAAATATGTGGTTAAATTGGGGGATACTTTATCTAAAATTGCTAAAAAATATAACCTTTCCCTTAGTGCCCTGCTTAAATTAAACACTGATATTTCTAATTCGGATCGCATTTATATAGGCCAATCCATCCGGGTTTCCGGACAAGCCCCTGCATCCAGCTCTACGGCTAAAAACAGTCATTCTAATGCTACATATACAGTCAAATCCGGGGACACCCTGGACAAAATTGCCAGAGTCAATAATATGACTATCCAACAATTAAAGTCTAAAAACCATTTGACTAGTAGCCTTATTTTTCCCGGCCAGGTCTTGAAGATTAATACTCTTACCAGCAATCCGGATAATAGTAAAAATACAACAGAAGTTTATGTGGTTAAATTAGGGGATTCCTTATCAACAATCGCTAAAAGATATAACCTTTCACTTAGTGCCTTACTTAAAATAAACCCTAATATTTCTAATTCGGATCGTATTCGTATAGGCCAAACCATCCGTGTTTCTGGGAAGGCCTCGGCATCTGCAATTAAAAAGCCGTCCAAATCGACCCAAGCGGATCAAGTTTTGGCAGCTGGCGCTAAATACATGGGAGCCAAGTATGTTTACGGTGCGAGCACTTCACGCACTGACGTATTTGATTGCTCTTCATTCACATTAAGGGCATTCCAAAGTGCAGGTGTTTCCTTGCCTCGAAATTCAGTGGCACAATCACACGTTGGTACAGCTGTATCTTCAAAATCCCTTCAAAAAGGGGATTTAGTATTTTTTGATACCAATAATGATGGTGTAATCAATCATGTGGGAATTTATGCCGGTAATGGTCAAATGCTGAATGCTTCTACATCTAAAGGTGTATCCTACGCTAACATTAACAATTCTTACTGGGGTCCTAGCTTTGTAAAGGCAGTCCGAGTTCTTAACTAA
- a CDS encoding alpha-keto acid decarboxylase family protein, producing MIDLAGNRTLGQYLYDCLKAEGITEIFGVPGDYNFSLLDTLEDYDGIEFINGRNELNAGYAADAYARVKGMSALITTFGVGEMSACNAIAGAYSENVPLIHIVGSPKSMMQQEKELAHHTLMDGDFDVFRKVYEHITSYTAILTPENADREIPAAIRIAKEKKKPVYLVVAIDLVEKPLLSHNEISENVAKTNIDALQSAVEHIKGMLKHVNKAVLLVDVKTLRYNLQKPVLQLAERLNIPVASLMQGKSGFDESHPQYIGVYGGAFGSMDVTQTVEEADFIIAVGAVWSDVNTSKGTAKLNPLKMVEIQPDILKVGEASYMNVRAEEILNALQDIGYRQNGSVGNISFPYDTMVEDPSAPLEAASYYPRIQQMLKGNDIVVTETGTFSYGMSQVRLPKGATYIAQGGWQSIGYATPAAFGACIADRNRRVLLFTGDGSIQLTAQEISSMLENGCKPIVFILNNNGYTIEKFLNVKVDIEKQKYNEIPEWDYTKLAEAFGQEAFTAKVETNGELDEAITNAQDMNADKLCLIELVVKDQMDAPDYLQKMRQYLEKQEKLN from the coding sequence GTGATTGACTTGGCTGGAAACAGAACTTTGGGACAATATTTATACGACTGCTTAAAAGCAGAAGGCATTACAGAGATTTTTGGTGTGCCCGGAGACTATAATTTCTCATTGCTAGATACTTTGGAAGATTACGATGGGATTGAGTTTATTAATGGACGAAATGAACTAAATGCTGGATACGCAGCGGACGCTTATGCCCGGGTGAAGGGCATGTCGGCACTCATCACCACCTTTGGTGTCGGTGAAATGAGCGCATGTAATGCAATCGCTGGCGCGTACAGTGAAAATGTGCCGCTCATACATATTGTCGGCTCGCCAAAGTCCATGATGCAACAGGAGAAGGAGCTTGCCCATCATACGTTAATGGACGGAGATTTTGATGTTTTCCGTAAGGTTTATGAGCATATCACCAGTTATACGGCGATTCTTACACCAGAAAACGCAGATAGGGAGATACCGGCTGCAATCAGAATCGCTAAAGAAAAGAAAAAGCCCGTTTATTTGGTAGTGGCTATCGATCTTGTTGAAAAACCGTTGCTTTCTCATAATGAGATTTCTGAAAATGTGGCCAAAACGAATATCGATGCGTTGCAATCAGCAGTGGAACATATAAAAGGTATGTTAAAACATGTAAACAAAGCGGTTCTGCTTGTCGACGTGAAAACACTTCGTTATAACCTGCAGAAACCCGTACTGCAGCTCGCTGAGAGGTTAAATATTCCAGTTGCTTCGTTAATGCAGGGAAAAAGTGGGTTTGATGAGAGCCATCCCCAGTATATTGGTGTATACGGCGGAGCTTTCGGAAGTATGGATGTAACTCAGACTGTAGAAGAAGCGGATTTCATAATAGCCGTTGGTGCTGTTTGGTCAGACGTCAATACTTCCAAAGGTACAGCAAAGCTTAACCCGTTGAAAATGGTGGAAATTCAACCTGACATATTAAAAGTGGGAGAAGCCAGTTATATGAATGTCAGGGCAGAGGAGATTCTAAATGCCCTCCAGGACATTGGCTACCGGCAGAACGGATCTGTCGGAAACATCTCGTTTCCATATGACACAATGGTGGAAGACCCATCAGCACCACTGGAAGCGGCTTCCTATTATCCTCGAATTCAGCAAATGTTGAAGGGAAATGACATTGTGGTCACGGAAACAGGAACATTCTCTTATGGCATGTCACAAGTCAGGTTGCCGAAAGGGGCGACCTATATAGCTCAGGGAGGCTGGCAAAGCATCGGATATGCGACGCCCGCAGCTTTCGGTGCTTGTATAGCGGATAGAAACCGGCGTGTTCTTTTGTTTACCGGAGACGGCTCGATACAGCTGACAGCACAGGAAATAAGCTCGATGCTTGAGAACGGCTGCAAGCCCATCGTGTTTATTCTCAACAATAACGGGTACACGATAGAAAAATTCCTAAACGTCAAAGTCGATATAGAAAAACAGAAATACAACGAGATACCAGAGTGGGATTATACAAAACTGGCTGAAGCGTTTGGTCAAGAGGCATTTACAGCAAAAGTCGAGACGAATGGTGAACTGGATGAAGCCATTACAAATGCTCAGGACATGAACGCCGATAAGCTTTGCCTTATAGAATTGGTCGTGAAAGATCAAATGGATGCACCGGATTATTTGCAAAAAATGAGGCAGTATCTTGAAAAGCAAGAAAAACTAAATTAA
- a CDS encoding sigma-54 interaction domain-containing protein produces MSDNNVKRVLECIINTSNNNITVTDEKGFILFTNPNHWWIYGIEPDHYLGKSVFQLETEGILSPSISAMVLKEKTPVQIMQHTKTGKIVMSTAFPIFDDDGELIRVVSYAQDQTEIRNLQDQYGQLEKKIQEYQSEVEELREQEELIYRSKEMRQIAKTVHRVSKTDATVMLLGESGVGKSVFARRLHNQSYRSKEPFIEVNCSTIPESLFESEMFGYEAGSFTGAQKQGKQGLVEQADNGTLFLDEIGELPLDMQVKLLNVLQEKTFKRVGGKKEHKIDFRLVTATNQNLEEMVEKGTFRLDLYYRLNVIPIQIPPLRERKEDIAILINHNLEIINKKYKSDKKLHPSTYEILIQHKWSGNVRELENLIERLILTSEDSIIFPGFLPSHLHGQESLEKIDDTLMIDDMMVDDRDLNTALEQVEKWMMMKASKQCKSTYEMAKFLGISQPSVVRKMKKYKGHLPIK; encoded by the coding sequence ATGAGTGATAACAATGTCAAAAGAGTTTTGGAATGCATCATCAACACATCCAATAACAATATTACCGTGACCGATGAAAAAGGATTCATTTTATTCACGAATCCTAACCATTGGTGGATATATGGAATCGAACCAGACCATTATCTGGGGAAATCCGTTTTCCAGCTCGAAACGGAAGGAATCCTTTCACCTTCGATTTCCGCCATGGTATTGAAAGAGAAAACACCTGTCCAGATCATGCAGCATACGAAGACGGGAAAAATCGTCATGTCGACTGCCTTTCCCATCTTCGATGATGATGGTGAATTGATTCGTGTCGTCAGTTATGCCCAAGATCAAACTGAAATCAGGAACCTCCAGGATCAGTACGGTCAATTGGAGAAAAAGATTCAAGAATACCAATCGGAGGTCGAGGAACTTAGGGAACAGGAGGAGCTGATCTATCGCAGCAAGGAAATGCGGCAAATCGCCAAAACGGTACACCGTGTTTCCAAAACGGATGCAACCGTCATGCTCCTTGGGGAATCCGGTGTGGGAAAGAGCGTCTTCGCCCGCAGGCTACATAATCAGAGTTACCGCAGCAAAGAACCATTCATCGAAGTCAATTGCAGTACCATCCCAGAAAGTCTCTTTGAATCTGAAATGTTTGGATACGAAGCGGGGTCCTTCACCGGTGCGCAAAAGCAGGGGAAACAAGGGCTGGTAGAACAAGCAGATAACGGAACCTTATTTCTCGATGAAATCGGGGAGCTTCCCCTGGATATGCAAGTGAAATTATTAAATGTCCTGCAAGAGAAGACTTTTAAAAGAGTGGGTGGAAAAAAAGAGCATAAGATAGATTTTCGACTTGTAACGGCAACCAATCAAAACCTTGAGGAAATGGTGGAAAAGGGAACATTCAGGCTCGATTTATATTACCGCTTAAATGTAATTCCCATCCAAATACCGCCATTACGAGAAAGAAAAGAAGATATTGCCATCTTAATCAATCATAATCTCGAAATCATCAACAAGAAATACAAGTCAGATAAGAAATTGCACCCTTCCACTTACGAAATTCTGATTCAGCATAAATGGTCAGGAAACGTGCGTGAATTGGAAAACCTGATTGAACGGCTCATTTTGACCTCGGAAGACTCCATCATTTTCCCTGGCTTTCTCCCCTCCCATTTGCATGGACAGGAATCTTTAGAGAAAATAGATGATACCTTAATGATCGACGATATGATGGTTGATGATCGTGATCTCAATACCGCGCTCGAACAAGTGGAAAAATGGATGATGATGAAAGCGAGTAAACAATGTAAGTCCACATATGAAATGGCTAAATTCTTAGGGATCAGCCAGCCTTCCGTCGTCAGGAAAATGAAGAAATATAAAGGTCATCTACCCATTAAGTAA
- the cobT gene encoding nicotinate-nucleotide--dimethylbenzimidazole phosphoribosyltransferase codes for MTNGLAAISIPMLDEEMGRQVKGHVDSLTVPQGSLGRLEEWIIELAKMTGEAFPDISKPGVIVFAADHGITEEGVSAYPKEVTEQMALNFLNDGAAINVLSRAIDAYLDIVDIGIDADIEAPGLTSRKVRNGTRNFYKEEAMTKEEVIQALEIGYDRAQKMIARGANCLILGEMGIGNTTSSTAIISIVSGKSVESLVGQGTGLKSEGILHKRKIIEEAISLRNPNPDDPINILMNIGGFEIAGMAGAMLAAANNRIPILVDGFITTTAAVLANLISGRAADYMFVGHRSAEPGHKTAIELLGKEPILDLGMRIGEGTGAALSYPILKAATLVIKEMATFESAGVSNK; via the coding sequence ATGACGAATGGGTTAGCTGCCATCTCCATCCCGATGTTGGATGAAGAAATGGGACGGCAGGTTAAAGGCCATGTCGATTCGCTTACGGTTCCTCAGGGAAGCCTAGGACGGCTTGAAGAATGGATAATTGAACTGGCCAAGATGACAGGAGAGGCATTTCCGGACATTTCGAAACCGGGGGTGATCGTGTTTGCAGCCGATCATGGAATTACGGAAGAAGGGGTTTCGGCTTATCCAAAAGAAGTGACGGAACAAATGGCACTCAATTTCCTGAATGACGGTGCTGCCATAAATGTATTAAGCCGAGCGATAGATGCTTACTTGGACATTGTCGATATAGGGATCGATGCAGATATCGAAGCACCGGGATTAACTTCGAGAAAAGTCCGCAATGGAACTAGAAACTTTTATAAGGAAGAGGCAATGACAAAGGAAGAAGTGATTCAAGCGCTTGAAATTGGATATGACCGTGCACAGAAAATGATTGCCCGTGGAGCGAACTGCTTGATTCTTGGTGAAATGGGAATAGGAAATACGACTTCCAGTACCGCCATCATCTCCATCGTAAGCGGGAAAAGCGTCGAATCACTAGTGGGGCAGGGAACAGGATTGAAGTCAGAAGGCATTTTACATAAGCGAAAAATAATTGAAGAAGCTATTTCATTAAGAAATCCTAATCCTGATGATCCAATCAATATTTTGATGAATATCGGTGGATTCGAAATTGCAGGTATGGCAGGGGCCATGCTTGCTGCAGCTAATAACCGTATACCCATTCTCGTTGATGGTTTTATTACAACCACGGCTGCTGTGTTGGCAAACTTGATTTCCGGACGTGCAGCCGATTATATGTTTGTTGGACATCGCTCTGCAGAACCGGGTCATAAAACCGCCATAGAACTGCTTGGCAAGGAGCCGATCCTCGACCTGGGAATGAGAATCGGGGAAGGAACAGGGGCCGCACTGTCATACCCCATCCTTAAGGCAGCGACATTGGTCATTAAAGAAATGGCAACATTTGAATCTGCAGGTGTGTCAAATAAGTAA
- the lepB gene encoding signal peptidase I, translating to MKNDMKSEVFSWLKSILFALIIVFICQQFLFTPVTVKGESMEPTYENDDRIVVAKIGKPERFDMVVFYAPDAEENYIKRVIGLPGDSVEMKDDVLYINGKKYTEPYLKTKKREIPPEENLTENFTLSDLLGKSKVPVGQLFVMGDNRRNSWDGRRFGFISEESLVGKVKFRIYPLNEMGMPK from the coding sequence ATGAAGAATGATATGAAAAGTGAAGTGTTTTCGTGGTTGAAATCTATTTTATTCGCTTTAATCATCGTGTTCATTTGCCAACAGTTTTTATTTACGCCAGTCACAGTCAAAGGTGAATCAATGGAGCCGACTTATGAAAATGATGACCGGATTGTGGTAGCTAAAATCGGAAAGCCAGAGCGCTTCGATATGGTCGTATTTTATGCTCCGGACGCGGAAGAGAATTATATAAAAAGGGTAATCGGTTTACCAGGTGACAGTGTCGAAATGAAAGATGATGTCTTATATATCAATGGGAAAAAGTATACAGAACCATATTTGAAAACAAAAAAAAGGGAAATTCCACCTGAAGAAAATCTGACGGAGAATTTCACCCTTAGTGATTTACTTGGAAAATCCAAGGTGCCTGTTGGTCAGTTATTTGTCATGGGGGATAATCGAAGGAACAGTTGGGATGGAAGAAGATTTGGTTTTATTTCTGAGGAATCACTTGTGGGCAAAGTGAAATTTCGAATCTACCCATTAAATGAAATGGGAATGCCGAAGTAA